Proteins encoded together in one Salarchaeum sp. JOR-1 window:
- the pstA gene encoding phosphate ABC transporter permease PstA codes for MAAESRTALVAGDTSRTDAVAGLAVGIAAVVFATAAAAMFGVVSLTDTVLGIDVLVVLGGLLVALGVAVIAFGVGSRLGYVETQPRPSAGLVAGIAFTVIWFVTGGLVASQTLGLGTVGWLLVAVGVGAVAFAVTTLTREDIGSTLPAGAITLLAGVVFLLGVIDASWAWNLQWEQKASFTAAVVIPGLTLFCALVSGWASAKAYGGFGARGRHAGAYLLIYLNALAIIAVLFGLVAFTAFKGFPGLARGFEVGLGVGPTTTIAFFLHLPFVDVAPGFSFSFDWPFYLPFAMNGVGLLNDFNGVLPAIVGTVWLVVGASLFAIPLGVGAAVFLTEYAERGRFTQVVEIATNGLWSTPSIVFGLFGFAFLVPRFGGNKSLLAGMLTLGFMLLPLVLITSREAMLAVPDEYRDASAALGVSQWQTIKSVVIPASIPGIVTGVILGVGRIAGETAPLLLTMAGGTFVPGGQTVDVIGGFAFQATPPFVTNPELLQATSALPYQLWALIAAGVGVSSNVGDGEAFKWATALILLVVVLGFYAIGIAMRQYFRRKINA; via the coding sequence ATGGCGGCCGAATCCCGGACGGCGCTCGTCGCGGGCGACACCTCGCGCACGGACGCCGTCGCCGGGCTCGCTGTCGGCATCGCCGCCGTGGTGTTCGCGACCGCCGCGGCCGCGATGTTCGGCGTCGTTAGCCTCACTGACACCGTTCTCGGGATCGACGTCCTCGTCGTTCTCGGCGGCCTGCTCGTCGCGCTCGGCGTCGCGGTTATCGCGTTCGGCGTCGGCTCCCGACTCGGGTACGTCGAGACCCAGCCGCGGCCGAGCGCGGGCCTCGTCGCCGGCATCGCGTTCACCGTCATCTGGTTCGTCACGGGCGGCCTCGTCGCCTCCCAGACGCTCGGCCTCGGCACCGTCGGGTGGCTGCTCGTCGCGGTCGGCGTCGGCGCGGTCGCGTTCGCCGTCACCACCCTCACTCGGGAGGACATCGGGTCGACGCTCCCCGCCGGTGCGATAACCCTCCTCGCGGGCGTCGTGTTCCTCCTCGGCGTCATCGACGCCTCGTGGGCGTGGAACCTCCAGTGGGAGCAGAAGGCGTCCTTCACCGCGGCGGTCGTGATTCCCGGGCTGACGCTGTTCTGCGCGCTCGTCTCCGGCTGGGCGTCCGCGAAAGCCTACGGCGGGTTCGGTGCGCGCGGCCGGCACGCCGGCGCCTACCTCCTCATCTACCTGAACGCACTCGCCATCATCGCCGTCCTGTTCGGCCTCGTCGCGTTCACCGCGTTCAAGGGCTTCCCCGGGCTCGCGCGCGGGTTCGAGGTCGGACTCGGCGTCGGGCCGACGACGACCATCGCGTTCTTCCTCCACCTCCCGTTCGTCGACGTCGCGCCCGGGTTCTCGTTCAGTTTCGACTGGCCGTTCTACCTCCCGTTCGCGATGAACGGCGTCGGACTCCTCAACGACTTCAACGGCGTCCTCCCCGCCATCGTCGGCACGGTCTGGCTGGTGGTCGGCGCCTCGTTGTTCGCCATCCCGCTCGGCGTCGGCGCCGCCGTCTTCCTCACCGAGTACGCGGAACGCGGCCGGTTCACCCAGGTAGTGGAGATAGCGACGAACGGCCTCTGGAGCACGCCCAGCATCGTGTTCGGCCTGTTCGGGTTCGCGTTCCTCGTCCCGCGGTTCGGCGGGAACAAGAGCCTGCTCGCGGGCATGCTCACGCTCGGGTTCATGCTCCTCCCGCTCGTCCTCATCACGAGCCGCGAGGCGATGCTCGCCGTCCCGGACGAGTACCGGGACGCGAGCGCCGCGCTCGGCGTCTCCCAGTGGCAGACCATCAAGAGCGTCGTCATCCCGGCCTCGATACCCGGCATCGTCACCGGCGTCATCCTCGGCGTCGGCCGCATCGCCGGCGAGACCGCACCCCTGCTGTTGACGATGGCGGGGGGCACGTTCGTCCCCGGCGGCCAGACCGTCGACGTCATCGGCGGGTTCGCGTTCCAGGCGACGCCGCCGTTCGTCACGAACCCCGAACTCCTGCAGGCGACGAGCGCGCTCCCCTACCAGCTCTGGGCGCTCATCGCCGCGGGCGTCGGCGTCTCCAGTAACGTCGGCGACGGCGAGGCGTTCAAGTGGGCGACCGCGCTGATACTTCTCGTCGTCGTCCTCGGCTTCTACGCGATCGGCATCGCGATGCGACAGTACTTCCGGCGGAAAATCAACGCATGA
- the pstC gene encoding phosphate ABC transporter permease subunit PstC produces MPSLQDRSAAVSAAVSRALRRSREFVADTDPVALAVVGVMTVSLLGALAGFLLVSALTAVPFVVFLASAAYGWVFHQELTARALTLAMTVSTILILLLIIVFIFAESVPVIRYESATVFGVSVPGLRLFIQPNWDAVSPPIRYSMVPMIHGTVMVTLIATAVAGPLGVAAALFLSEIAPPAVRETVKPGVEILAGIPSIVYGFIGFTLLGPWASDKFDILGQGTYLFVGIVVGMMALPTVVSVAEDALAAVPESMKSGSLAIGTTDWQTMTSITLPAAISGVSAAVLLGVGRAIGETMAATVMLRGVPRLTEPIYNVFYGQETLTSLIARNYGEADGLQMDALFVAGVILFVTVLAISVVSQYIEARMRHELGGDA; encoded by the coding sequence ATGCCATCATTACAAGACCGTTCGGCGGCCGTCTCAGCGGCGGTGTCTCGCGCGCTCCGACGCAGCCGGGAGTTCGTCGCGGACACCGACCCCGTCGCGCTGGCCGTCGTCGGTGTCATGACCGTTTCGCTGCTCGGCGCGCTCGCCGGGTTCCTCCTCGTCTCCGCGTTGACCGCGGTGCCGTTCGTCGTGTTCCTCGCGAGCGCGGCGTACGGCTGGGTGTTCCACCAGGAACTCACGGCGCGCGCGCTGACGCTCGCGATGACCGTCTCGACGATACTGATACTGCTGCTCATCATCGTGTTCATCTTCGCCGAATCGGTTCCGGTGATTCGGTACGAGAGCGCGACCGTGTTCGGCGTGAGCGTCCCCGGCCTCCGGCTGTTCATTCAGCCGAACTGGGACGCGGTTTCGCCGCCGATCCGGTACTCGATGGTGCCGATGATTCACGGCACCGTGATGGTCACGCTGATAGCCACCGCGGTCGCCGGCCCGCTCGGCGTCGCCGCGGCGCTCTTCCTCTCCGAGATCGCGCCCCCGGCCGTCCGCGAGACCGTAAAGCCCGGCGTGGAAATCCTCGCCGGCATCCCCTCTATCGTGTACGGCTTCATCGGGTTCACGCTCCTCGGGCCGTGGGCGTCCGATAAGTTCGACATCCTCGGACAAGGCACCTACCTGTTCGTCGGCATCGTCGTCGGGATGATGGCGCTCCCAACGGTCGTCTCGGTGGCCGAGGACGCGCTCGCGGCGGTTCCGGAGTCGATGAAGTCCGGGTCGCTCGCCATCGGCACGACCGACTGGCAGACCATGACCAGCATCACGCTCCCCGCGGCGATTTCCGGCGTCTCGGCGGCCGTGTTGCTCGGCGTCGGGCGCGCCATCGGCGAGACGATGGCGGCGACCGTGATGCTCCGCGGCGTCCCGCGGCTCACCGAGCCGATCTACAACGTCTTCTACGGCCAGGAGACGCTCACGTCGCTCATCGCGCGGAACTACGGGGAGGCGGACGGCCTCCAGATGGACGCGCTGTTCGTCGCGGGCGTCATCCTCTTCGTGACCGTGCTCGCCATCTCCGTCGTCTCGCAGTACATCGAGGCGCGGATGCGGCACGAGCTCGGGGGTGACGCCTGA